TACTTGGCCTTGTCTGTCTATTTTTGTTTCTATACGATAGGAGAAAATTAGATTAGTTAAAAAAATTAAtgagagggacagagagagggacagagagagagaaggaatttTGACCCTTCATCTATTCTGTTTCTGTCATGGTGAAATACCTGGGTCAGGTCTTGAACAGTTTGAAAGTAAGTAGAGTTTAGCATTGAGTGATTTTTGGTTGTGGTCCTCTTGACTGCCAAGAAATGTGTTACAACACTGAAGTGCCATGGTAAATACCCGTCTGGCAGCTGCATCTTTAGAACAGCAGCATCATTTTGCCACTCAGACTGGACTGGCACAAAGTTCACATAAAACAGTCCCAGCAAAATTAACAGTTCTGTTTGAAACTTGGAAGAGGGAACTGTTTTATAGGGCACttcttcctctgttttgttttcttgtcctTGCAAATATACGCAGCCATAGGTACAGGATAGACATACACAGTCAATTTGGTGTAAAATAATTACCACACTTTTTATTGGTACAACACTTCCACCAAAAAGGTTTATTAAACAAATActacaagcaagcaaacagctGGTCTCTTCCTACCCAAAATGATTAAATCAGAGAGATTCCTACTATCCACTCCAACAACACAGGCTAAACCTCCTCTATAGTGGTTTGTGAAAGCAGCACATGTATCCAGAGTGTCTTCTGTGTTTCTCCTGTTGAAGAAAATTGGTTCTGCAGTGTACTGAGAAGGAACTATGTCTTGCTTATGGTAGTCAGAAAGCCACACTGCATTTGACTGCAGGTAAACTGGGGTGGTGACTGGTCACCCCACAGGTGACATGCCTGCACTTGTGTTTCCagagttctgctctgctcacattGAGATGCAGGTAAAAAGCAGAGTGGCCATAGTACACTCATCAGTGCATTCCTTGTTAATTTTAGTGCCTGCACAGTGTAGATTCCagaggtttaaaaaaaatatatagataTAAGCTACCAGCTAGTCAAAATAAATTATTTGTTCTATGGTGCATATGGTGGAGGCTTTTCTCCAGGCAAGAAGTAAGTTGGTGtgtagagggctggagcattgGGGTGAAGACCATAGCTGGAGCTGGACTGAGATGGAGGCTGAGTTTCCTCTGACAAAGAAATGTCAGTAGATGATGTTCCTGGAAAGTTGCTGGCAGGCTGTATAtagacaaaaaaacaaaaacaaaaacaaaccatctTCATTTAAGGATTACAGCCCCACTCACAGCTCTGCATTAAGTATTTGCTGATTGAGTGCCATATGATAAGCCCCATGATTAATTTtctggggcactgcagcacaaCACTCACTGTAGTTCTAAAGTACCTGCTTGAGCATAGCAGTGCTGGTGTGCAGCAAAACAAGAGAGGTGCCTGTAACCCAGGCCATTTTCAATGTGCATTGCACATACAGCCAACTGTTGGAACAGAAAAGGCATTTCAGTGGGAAAAGATGCTCTGGCTTCCCAGGTGAGGCACAGCACCTGATGGGCTGATCTGgttacctgcagctgctggtttcTGGGCATCAATACTTTATTTATCTGGGTTACAATACTTGTATGAATGCAAGATCTTGTTCCTGCACCAAATGCAGACTTCACTTCAGAGAACATTTTACAGGTAGGCATCTCTCTCCCTGTAGGTCTTTTGACTTTGGCTGAGTTATAATGGGGCTTTGgctgaaagagggagggaaagagagggacctTAGGAAGCAGCTTATGATCAGGAACAAGCCAAGTTTGTTAAAAGAATGTATGTAGGGACTAATGTTCTGGATAAAGTCCTACCACTGCTTTACAGTAAGTTTTGCCATTCATTTCAAGAGGGTCTTGCCCTCATATGCCAGCACATGCCAGTCTGTTGGTTTCATCAAAAGAGCTGGGCTCAGCTATTCTCAGTTTCAGGTCTAAAGGGCTTGGAATTTAAGGAAACcagccaaacaacaacaaaacccacaaaatttAGCAATCCTGGATCTTTTTCAAGGGAAATTAAAAATCTGGGCAAGTAAGTGTTGTTCCTTGCTTATGAAAAAAATAATAGCCACCATCCAGAAGGCCAATACCATACCTGGCACTTGGACAATTGCATTTCAAAGCTgtacagagctggcagagcctgtgccACCGTGCCTAGCTTCTCCACAGGGGTACAGacaagcaggagctgcttccctGGGTGAAActctcaaggtgaggagaatgTTGTCCTGCATTTGTAGCACAGGGTGACTGGGTGAGTGAGAATGGGAGGCATCCTGACAGGAACGGTTGGTTATGCCCTTTAACTCTGCAGGAGGCAGTGCAAGTATATTGACTGACTTGCTGGCTAGACCAGGTCCAAATGTAGTTGTGGTTTTGGgtgatttggttttatttatgTTGGAGGTGttgcctccctgccccctcacGCTGCAGCCGCTGTTTTCAATTTGTCTGCCTGGAATTGCTTCTCTAATGAGTTCTCTGGCAGGAATGATTGGCACAACCCTTACAGCTGTCATCACCACCAGTCTCTGCGCAGCTAATCATTTACCTGAGCAGCTGGCAGTTTTCTTCCCAAGACTAGTTGTGACTGAGCTGTACCAGTAAGAGATGAGTGAATTTATTAGCACATGCCACAGTGAGAAAAGAAATGTTTATGTCCTTGTCAAAATGCATTTCTGTTActactctgcttttttttttggcacttGGCTGATTTCTGCTTGCGGACAGAGAAGCATGTGGTGAATTGAGAAGCATCAACCATCAGCTCAGGTTGTGACTTTTTAAAGGACTTTGCCCCTCCAGGAAGCATCTATTCAGTAAACTGTTGGCAGAAGTCTAGGAGTGAAATGGCTCAATGATCAGAGCCACAGGTGGACTCAGGTTCACAGCCTTTGAGCTAATAGAGCTCCAGGTGATGATGCAAGTGACAGTGGTACTTGGGTTAGGTGTGCTGCATGCCAGAGTAGCCCAAGGTAGTTATGTTCCCAGAAGAAGGAACTCTGTCTGCAGATCTCCTCTGAGGTGAGGGCTTGAATTAGTTATTAGTTGGTAATTGATTCCTAATTGCTTTGTTTCATTAACTGGCATAATTTGTTTCCCCCTAACTCTTAGCTAAAGAAGGTTTTGCTCCTTTTTTGTACTAAACAATGATGTGTGACCCGAACACTGCTGGGAGTAGCTGCAGAGCAATGTGAAATGCAAGGGCTTAAGAACCACTGTTTAGGCAAACCTTCTGTGAGTCAAAGGGAATGCATCTTGGTGTCCTATGAGGATCTTGGTCTAAATGGAAGCAAAAATGTTATGTTTTTCAAGATGCTTGAAGGTaccttctcccagctgctccagaaatACGTGCAATTCTCATTGCTGGGACCTTGGCCCACATCAGCCAGCCCTGTAAGGATGTCTTGCACTCACCAGGTCATCTCAAGATACTGTGTCTTTAGGCAGCTGGATTGCACCCCTGGGATACAAGGTTCAGCCTCAGGTTTTGCTGTCTGGGTTGAAGGCACAAAGACTGAAGTGCGCAATGTGGTGGCATAGAACAATTGAATCCCACCCCTGGTCAAAGGAAAGGTCTTTAGGGTGCATTCATATCACTCACATCATATATCTTTAGCCTGAGATACTCAGTGTGTGAGAAGCACCTCACTCTGTAACCTGGTAGACCAGTGAAGGTGAGGTTTCAGTTAGAGCTCAGTTCAGCTGCCCACATGTAAATAACCAGGCCTTTTGGGGATGCCATGGGGCATCTCAGACATCCACAGATGTGACATAGGAACTACAGGACCTGCACCCTCTCAGAATGGCATCGGGGAGTGgcagctctctacaactacctgaagggaggttgtagccaggtgggggcttggtctcttctcccaggcacacagtgacagaacaagaggacacagtcttaagggcaggtttaggctggatgttaggaagaagttcttcacagaaggagtgattaggcattggaatgggctgcctgggaaggtggtagagtcaccatccctggagatgtttaaaaggaaactggatgaggcacttagtgccatggtttagttaattagaaggtgctgggtgatagggtCAACTCAAgggtctcaaaggtcttttccaacctgtgtgaTTCAGGTACCAGGTAGCTCCCTGAGCCCTTTATCAGTCAACACTAGATCTCTACAGGCCAACAGCCCCTGTGTATAGACAAATGAATCCCAGTCACAGGGCCTGTAGTTATTTTAAAGACTGGGAGCAGCTAAGCAGGACTTGTAAATAACAAATGCTGAATACAGCAGCTTAGAGCACTTAGATGGGTCATGAAGACTTCATTTCCAGCCCTGAGCTCTCAACAAGTGAAAATGAATGGTAATTTAAGGTTCTGGCTGATCCTGTTTCTAACATTCACCATTTGTACTTTGAATAAGTTTATTATATACTCATACACTGATGCAGAAATTAATTCTCTCCAAAATACAACATAATGAGTTCATATATGCAGGAAGATACAGCTTTTTACCCTAGGGAAAGGATTATGTGCTTTCACTTTGGGAGTCCAGTGCTTCTCACTAACTTCTCCTGGCTTGGAGACAGGTGGTGGTGTCTGTGTTTGAACAGTATGAAGAGGACAGAGGAGAAATGAGCACAattcttagaaaaaaaaatagaaatctAGGAAAAAGAATTGTATTTATTTTGGAATGCAGATAAGATTTTAGGGGTAAATGCAGTGCATTTCTGTTGCACAGTGGACGCAGGACTCAACAGTTATTGAACTCCACGACTACTCACGTGCATCTTTTCAGTTTAATTGCTTTCTTTTGCTGTTTTTATCCCCTTCCTTCTCTAGCCCTAGCTACGTGCTAACTGAACTCTGCAGAGCACCACAGCTTTTCagctaaaagcaaacaaaaagaggTCTCCAAGTgtgttcttttttccctctcaaaCCAAGGTCTCTCAAAGTGCCTGGCCCCATCTATGTTAATAAGTAAAGCGTGCCAAGGACTTTTCTCTGGCTGTGAAGCCAACTGGCACTGTACATACCACATTGCTACATCTGAACTCTTACCACCAAAACAGAGTGACTCTGTGCACACTGCCTACCAGGAATGGTTCGTTCCCATTGCTGCCCTCTGACCCCCTTCCTGGGCATTGTTTGGAGACTGTTAAGTGGACCAGGTCAAATCTGTACAATTTACTAGTGTGGATGATCATCACATCCCAGTATTTGTGCCTGGTAGCTTATTAGCCCTGAAGAGATGTAgtgcaggaggctgtggggagctgcTCCATGGCTCATTCCTGCTAAATATGCAGTGTTTTCAATTAAGAAGTATTGCAAAACTTGTGGTACCCAGTGGTCTATCACTACACAGTCAGAGTACAGCAAGCCATTGGATGGTCTTAATGTGCTTTTTAAAAATCTAAAACCTTCTATAATTGCTCCAGGGTCTCAGTACATTCAGTTATTTATCAGCTCAACCTATGTTCTTTACTCTGGGGCTGaaagagtccaggcaaacaccaccctcagcaccactcccTGCATTTTCCAGGCCAGCTCAGGTTGGATGCAGCACAGGCTTGAAGCACAACTTACATCTCATCCTTCTGAAGGAGGTGAAGCAGTGTTGACTCACCTCATCTTGTATCACCTGTCACAAGGGAATAAAGCTGCACCTCtggcagcttcccctcctgccttcagGCCATCTGCCTCTGGTCAGTATGGCTCAACAGTACCTGTCTCCCAGTGATGTGCCTGTACAAGATGCTTATAGGAAGCTAAAACAAAAAAGGACTCCATTGTCTGATAAGCTCTTGGCTGTTGTATCAGGCAGCCATTTGGGGGCTTGCTAAGATGAAAGTAACAGCTGCATGCCTGTATTTAACAGTAGCTGTTGGTCCTAGCCTGTGGCACTTGAAGCTCCTCTGGTGTGTCTAAACACTTCCTATTTCTGGCTTATCTTGCCACCTAATACTATTGTTTGGGCAACCAAAACTTTGTGTGACTAGAACTTATCACAAAAATCCATCCACACTTCCTTCTGTGTAACTCTTCCACTGACCTcttatttcctctcctttctcatcTGCTTTTCATCAGATGAGTTCTAATCCGTTTCTCTCCATACTAAGAGTAAGGTGGGCTAAAATGTGTGACCTTTTCTGCCGAGTCCTGTGTGTATTCCAAAGTGCTTCCTTTGTTTCCCTCAATACCTCTGTTGCTGTTTTATCTTGCCTAAGATGGGGGCTGTGCTCGCCTTCACATCAATGCAGCACAGCTCTAATCCCACATTACAATTCGTGGTCAGCCAATGAAGTACAAAAGGCAACCAGAGAAACCCTAAAATCTGAGAACAGAGCTGAGAACCAGGCACAGAGTGAGTCATCCCAGAGAAGAGCCTGAGTTGAGATCCAGCTTCCCTGCCTCCTTTCAAACTCCCAGGAGCCAAGGTTTACCACTACAGGCTTTGTACAGAGTAGCAGCTTATGATTTTCTGATGTACTTTACCTGAAGAGGTAACGGATAGGATGGGTATGTAGGAATAGTTGCTGCAGAAGGACAGAACCCAGCATATGTCAGGATCTGCTGAGCAGGGTTGTACAGGATCTGAGGAGGAGGTGCAGCACTGAAAGCAATTTGGGACAGAGGTACCTGTTGAGCAAGAGAAGAGAACAATGTATCAGCACAATGCAgagtggagctggggcaggaacTCCTAACACAAGCAACTGACAATTTAACATCTTTCCATTTTCCAACACAATACCAGTACTACaaaaacacagaagcagcagacagaATTAGAGGATGCTGTACACGGAGTGAATTTTCTGGCCAGAAATACAGAGATGTTTTAATCTTCTTGCCTTGGAAAAAGACTGCTGGCTCTTCTCTAGCATCAGATACAGAAGCATTGGCTGAACTCCAGACCTGAGACCCTCTGAAGAGCACAGCATACAACTTTGACTGCATCTTCTCGTTCCCACCAGCACCAAACACCCAGTCCTTCACAATTAGCTGCAAACTCTTTCCAACAGCACCTCCCAGGCACTCTCATGTCTTTCCCCTGCTTTCCCACAGAGATCTAAAAAGGTCTCCCTTTCCAGATCGCTTGCTCCCTCTCACTTGTGAAATagagtttgctgctgcctgcccagtgccaccCCTGACGTGTGCAAAAAGTCCTTCATCATATCCCATGGCTTTATTGGCATGTCCTTTAACTGCAATGTGAGATGAGGCTTGCAAGAAGAAGCAATGGCTTCTAAATTCCTGTTAAACCAGCTAGTACaactgaaggaggaaagaaaaagaaaagttaaaTGTGAAAGGAGGCTGGTGTTAAATCCTAAAACTCTGCACTCTGCAATCATTTGTGAAAGACTACAGAGTTCTGTGAAAGGTTTTCATGTTTCTCTGTTTTGCAAAGTGAGACAAATCCAGtggtttcttttccctcctttgTTTTTATTAGCAGATTCCTCTACATGAGAGCATGGAAATTTTACTGCAATAATAAAATGTGGTGCTTGCCAGACAACTATTGAAAGCAGAAGCCAAACTTTTACATTCTTCTGGCATTTCCTTTCAGTGAGAGCCATTAATCACTGCATCCTCTGGAGATAGTGTGAGATCTCTCTGAGATTGGGAAAGAGGTATATTAATTGTGTTTATGCATGGAAAACATTGTCTAGGTCGCTGATGTACCACATGAGGTTACCTGATGATCTAGGCCTTAGGTCTCCTGAGAAACTTGGCACCCCAGGAGTTAGTGCAGAGAAAGGCTGGGGTcaaaagcagagagatgctTCATGGAAGAAGGCAAGTCTCTCATCTTCAAGGTACTGTCCTCTAAACACCTCCtttctgctccctctcctggctgGATGTGTGGGGAGAAATGGAGAGACATTGCCTTTCAGACAGGAGTAGTGAGAAGCAGCTAACAAGACTGCCTCAGACATAAAGGTTTGAAGGGCAACAAGTTGGCTCACCCTGGCTGGTGGCTGTGCCTCCACCCAGAGCATGCCCCTCCTGTGAGGGGGGAGGCCCTAGCACAATCACTCCCTTCTGGCTACAGACATAAATGCAGCAAGAAACACTTGTTTTACCCAGTGTGAAACACAGATGCCTGTTATGCATCTGTCACCAGCTTTCTGATGTGGGTCCCTGTGGATGCTGCTGTCCTCCCAGAACATTGCTTAGTCCTCAAGTTCTCTTCagctgtagcagcagcagcagatgaacaCCACAACAGTCCTAGGAGATGGTTTTGGGGAGTCATCCACCCCAAAACCACTGATCAAAGCACCTTATTATCAGGCTATCTGGTCTCAACCTGGAGTCAGCAACGATTTGCAGGTATTGAAGCTCATTAGATGCTTTTATCAAGTATTCCTGTAATGACACTATGTTAAATTGCTCACATAAAATGGTTAGGTGGAGACGTTTAAAACCGAAACACCACCCAAGCCAAAAAGATAAGAAGCTGTGAAACTGACCAGGGAGCGTTGCCAGTGCCGTGAgggcacctggggtcagggagcgTGGGGaaaccaggctgcagctggaggggctgTCTGGCCATGCTCTGAGTGCTGGGCTGCGCAGCTACAGAGCAGGACAGGTCAGCTCGCTGATCCAACAGAAACCTGCCAAAGCATTTATTTCTGAGCTACAGCTGCTTCTGACATCAAACTGCGCCTGCACTAAGACATGAACATGCAGAACGTAGTTCAGTAACTGGGGTCCATTTTGTTCATCTTCTtaaagcagggagagggaagagtggAATGGATAAGGGAGTAATATTTAACCTGTTTGGATTCCCCTGGGAACTGCCAAGGAGACTGATCATAAAAAAAAACTCACAAAACCCAGCACCACTAAAATCAAGAGACTCCCCCAGGATCATCAGTAGTTGTGACTAATGCAATTCTAAACAAGATTCCTCGGCAAGGTGAGTCAGGAAAATATCCAAAAGTCATCAGATGAAtaccagggctgggaagggagtttCTAGATCGAATCTTGGTACCAGGCAAGTGAAGTTTTCCATGCATTCCTTTGTCCTCTGTAAGCAGATAATGACGGTGCTTTACCTTTCTGGAAACTCACAGCTGCGTTTCGCTAAAGGCGACCTTAGGGTAGCTGCCTAGCCTGGGTGTCCCATGGCCAAGCACACTGCGGAtctgaggaggggaggggagggtggtaacggctgcagctcccccagcgctcagcagatcacagaggacgGCTCTACCGATGACACAGGGGCCTTGGGAGCTGACACTGGGAGTCAGGAGAGGATGGAACGGTTCCCACTGAGCCAGCAGAGCCCTCTGGCAGGCAGCAAAACCGCAGGGAgtgtgccaggggctgcagggaatttgtcacaggaaagaaaacccaccacaaccaaaacaacagggtttgtttttcctgtcCAGGAAATGCGATAGGTTTAGAGGCAACGGCAGTGTTTCGAAAGCTCCCCTCTGTGACCCGTTTTGCCTGCCATCGAGCTCCGGAGCTgagcctgcccctgtgctctctgGCAGCCGGGCTCGGCGCTGCCCGGAGGCGCTCGAACGGGCTGTGCAGCTCGGGCTGCGGCCGGCCCCGAGCACTGCTGCGGAACGGTGACGTccggaaggaaaggaaaatcttCTACCACGTATTTTCAAGGGGTTTTAAAATAGTTTCAGTCCTATGCCCCTTTCTGTCCCTCCTCTGCTTGACGTTTTTGGCCCCGTGACTACTCCTTTTgcaaaggcagccagcagcagattaGCGAACCAGCCCTGGTATGTCGCTGAAAAGGATCCCGaagaggcacaggcaggagcaagAAGCGGACGCTGCATTTGGAATTGAGCTGTGGTAGCACTTCCTCAAgcgcagcacagctcctggacTGAGGCAACTGACACAAACTCACCTTTCCCTTAAGGTAGTGAGGACTTTTGTCtactcctgctgcagaggagataAAGCCCAGCTTATTAAGCACAGATTTTTATCTGGAGTACCAACAGACTTgcttcagcccagcccagggggaagctgcctgcccactgctgctgcaaattCTCTACACAACTTTATTCTGCCTAGTGAAGCCTAAACCTTGAACCAAGTTCTGCCTCCCAGCATGGGAATGTGCCAGGTCATGGAGACCTCAGTTCTCCCAGAAATATCTCTTCAGCTTGGTTTCGCTTGTAAGCAGTGAAATGATGGCTTCAGTGCAGCACAAAGGTGTGCCTGGGCTGGAGCTCACCCAGCTATGATGCATCAGCCCAAATACCATGTAAGCTTTGGTTTGTGCAAGATGATTTTGTGGACTCAGGCCTCAGGGAAACACTACCAACTTACACAGCTGCCCATGGTGGAGGCACTTGCACTCATCTACTAGGCAGGAGAAAATACTTAGCAGCACTAGAAAGTTAGTGTCCTACCAAGGACTTAGTATAGATGATAACCTGCCTTACCCTTCTCATGCACCTGTTCTTCATTTCTCACTGCCTTTTTCTGCACCCCCTCTGTCACTGCTCCTCTCTGAGGGAGGAGATGAATTAAGTTGGGAAAGCTGCTTCCACTCCCTGCAGTTGCAGCCACAGCTCTTCAGTGGCTGGCAGCAATTTTCTCAACTCCTTGCAAGAGTGCCCTCATACaaagcacagctcctctgcacctTTCTTACATGCAGAGGCTCAGGGTGATTGCTTGCCTTAAGCTACAGAGAAGAATATTTCTAGCAAACATTCTATAATTCTTATCAAAGGTGATTTTCAAATAGTTCCTATGGCCCTGCACTATCACATTGTTTTAATTACCCAAGACATGTTGTACATAGTATGGACATGCTTGCTAAGAGACACCaggtgggcagagcagggctgcaatGGCCTCCAAACTGACTGGGTCCTTGGCTCACTGGCAGACAGCTCTGAGCAGTCCCTTCTTGCTAGTCTGTCCTCCTGGTGTACATCTCACCCGTCTCCCTTGCTTTCTCTTcactgctccatccctctcttctttcatttcacccatctttctatttatttttcttctctggaatAGTCACCACGAATCTAAGACAACTTGCACTTCTGTCCCATCTCCCTTTGGCTTCTGTGCTTTACGGCCATCCCAAAGCCTCTGCTTGCTTGGAAACAGTTTGGATTGGGACCATCTGCTCTTCTAAGTGCCTAGTAAATCAGGAGGCACTTGGTTGATCTTTAGGCACTACATTAGCAAACATGATCACTGAGAGTGATAACTGCACCCTTTCAACATCAGAAAATCTAGGCAGATGTGTTACAGAATCTCTTCTATCACACAGCTTCTTCTGACTGCTGTGGTGCACATCCACACAATATTGTGATGTGGCACCGGGAGCAGTTAGAGGGTGGCATTCTTTAGTGAAACCTCAGTACATCTGTTTAGTTAAAGTGTTGGCAGGTACTTCAGAGTTAATACCCATTTTGGGGAAAAGAACTACCTATGATTGAATAGTCATACCTGGGACTTGATTTTTACATGGTAGCTACGAACTAGCATCCTCAAACTCTGTGCTGGCTCGTAGTGCTGAATTAGAAGCAAAAAGAGATACCATTAAGTGAATTGCCAGCATCTGTTCACACACATGCCTGTTTTTTGCCTTCCATTCACATATTTGACCTACTTAGCTGTGAGCAGCTGGCAACAGCTTAGCCTAAAAACAGACCtctaggtcacacaggaaacgTTTAAAGTGCCCTCTTTGTATACTTATGTTCCCTTGTTTTAACCCATTTGCTATGACCAACAAGCCTGGAAGTCCTCGAAGAAGGCAGACGACTGAACCTTACCATGTCTTTAAAGGCACCAAGAATGGCTGCTGTAATAATCCCCAGAAACAACCCGATGATGTTGAGGACTGTGGAGGACCACAGAAGCCTATACAGGTGAAGCACGTCCTGACAGCTGCTCACACCAAGAAATTCGTAGTAGCTGGCAGACTGTTCTGAACTGAAAGGGAAAGCAGACAGTGTCACTGTGATGGGAACGGTTTTTCACAGAATACAGAGCACCAGAGGATCTGAATCCCTCCTGCTTACTTTCCTCTTCATCCGTGCTCCCACCCAAACACTCAGATGAACTGGAGAAAGCTCTGCCGTAGACAATCATTTGTCCTGCTAATGCCAGCATTTAACACACAGTCTAACTAATACAGACCCTCAATTGGTGTTGAGCACTGACATggaccctctttttttttgctcagaGGTTCTGAACACAGGCACCGTCCTGGCATATGGATGCTGCTTTTGTCATTCAGCTACCAGCTAAAGCCTGATTAGCATTGCTTTTTTAACCAGCTCACCTGGA
The window above is part of the Pogoniulus pusillus isolate bPogPus1 chromosome 5, bPogPus1.pri, whole genome shotgun sequence genome. Proteins encoded here:
- the TMEM255B gene encoding transmembrane protein 255B, translating into MLVASIVFISFGVVAAFCCAIVDGVFAARHIEPRPLYNKRCQFYSSGIGFLYDAYQTEVTCYSLNSKCQLKVKSNTCYCCDLYNCENSEQSASYYEFLGVSSCQDVLHLYRLLWSSTVLNIIGLFLGIITAAILGAFKDMVPLSQIAFSAAPPPQILYNPAQQILTYAGFCPSAATIPTYPSYPLPLQPASNFPGTSSTDISLSEETQPPSQSSSSYGLHPNAPALYTPTYFLPGEKPPPYAP